Proteins found in one Populus alba chromosome 14, ASM523922v2, whole genome shotgun sequence genomic segment:
- the LOC118041908 gene encoding uncharacterized protein encodes MAKQLPSTTDPNHLLQIYSSLHQAHHHLSSILSQNQLPSFPLPPPPPQENSLSSATGADENGNEPMQVGDDDDYEENSNKVVSIDKVEVRMRDCFIKNKRPKRPLSPSTVAVAEERRLSDDGFGGGIMGFDPHGTRLRALDLIYQFHG; translated from the coding sequence ATGGCTAAACAACTCCCATCAACAACTGACCCAAATCACCTTCTCCAAATCTACTCCTCTCTCCACCAAGCCCACCACCACCTCTCCTCCATCCTCTCCCAAAACCAACTTCCTTCTTTCCCtcttccaccaccaccaccacaagaGAACTCGCTCTCGTCGGCCACTGGAGCTGATGAGAATGGGAACGAGCCTATGCAagttggtgatgatgatgattatgaaGAGAATTCCAATAAGGTGGTGTCTATTGATAAAGTGGAGGTGAGGATGAGAGATTGTTTTATTAAGAATAAGAGGCCTAAAAGGCCTCTTTCCCCGTCAACGGTGGCCGTGGCTGAGGAGAGGAGGTTGTCCGATGATGGGTTTGGGGGAGGGATTATGGGTTTTGATCCTCATGGGACTAGGTTGAGGGCTTTGGATCTTATCTACCAGTTTCATGgctga
- the LOC118041930 gene encoding ribosomal RNA small subunit methyltransferase, chloroplastic isoform X2 produces the protein MRSTATPNLLQSLPPISVSPRTPSLLAHNSLTSPPKRTLEVTCASKRSPDDYHATLKALNSRDRRPRKSLGQHYMLNDEINEQLVASANVEEGDLVLEIGPGTGSLTNVLIDAGATVLAIEKDAHMAALVRERFADTNRFKVLQEDFIKCHIRSHMLSMLESMGSLSEKPRYAKDETALRLVESSLRTSEYRPINIFVNFYSDPEYKFKVPRSNFFPQPKVDAAVVRFKLKQAVDYPAVSSTKSFFSMVNSAFNGKRKMLRKSLQHICTPVEIEEALQNVGCLATSRPEELTLDDFVNLHNSIVRT, from the exons atgagatcAACTGCGACACCAAATCTCCTGCAATCTCTCCCGCCAATTTCGGTTTCTCCACGAACTCCTTCACTCTTGGCGCACAATAGCTTAACAAGCCCTCCAAAGCGAACACTAGAGGTAACGTGCGCTTCTAAAAGAAGTCCAGATGATTACCACGCGACTCTGAAAGCCCTCAATTCTAGAGATAGAAGACCGAGGAAATCACTAGGCCAG CATTATATGTTGAATGATGAGATTAACGAGCAACTTGTTGCTTCAGCTAATGTTGAAGAGGGTGATTTGGTTCTTGAAATTGGACCTGGGACTGGTTCTTTGACTAATGTTCTTATTGATGCTGGTGCAACTGTTCTTGCTATTGAGAAA GATGCTCATATGGCTGCTTTAGTGAGGGAAAGATTTGCCGATACAAATCGTTTCAAG GTTTTGCAAGAGGACTTCATCAAGTGTCACATTCGATCCCACATGCTTTCGATGTTAGAGAGTATGGGATCTTTGAGTGAAAAACCGAGATATGCAAAA GATGAGACAGCTTTGCGTTTAGTGGAATCTTCTCTGCGAACTTCAGAATACCGGCCCATCaatatctttgttaatttttattcag ATCCTGAATACAAATTTAAGGTCCCAAGGTCAAATTTTTTTCCTCAGCCCAAA GTTGATGCTGCTGTCGTTAGGTTTAAGCTCAAGCAAGCTGTGGACTATCCAGCAGTTTCCTCCACTAAAAGCTTCTTCTCAATG GTGAATTCTGCATTTAATGGGAAACGTAAGATGCTGCGAAAATCACTTCAACACATATGCACGCCCGTTGAGATTGAAGAAGCTCTTCAAAATGTTGGTTGTCTAGCCACT TCAAGACCGGAGGAGCTTACCTTGGATGATTTCGTTAATTTGCACAATTCTATTGTGAGAACATAG
- the LOC118041930 gene encoding ribosomal RNA small subunit methyltransferase, chloroplastic isoform X1 has protein sequence MRSTATPNLLQSLPPISVSPRTPSLLAHNSLTSPPKRTLEVTCASKRSPDDYHATLKALNSRDRRPRKSLGQHYMLNDEINEQLVASANVEEGDLVLEIGPGTGSLTNVLIDAGATVLAIEKDAHMAALVRERFADTNRFKVLQEDFIKCHIRSHMLSMLESMGSLSEKPRYAKVVANIPFNISTDVIKQLLPMGDIFSEIVLLLQDETALRLVESSLRTSEYRPINIFVNFYSDPEYKFKVPRSNFFPQPKVDAAVVRFKLKQAVDYPAVSSTKSFFSMVNSAFNGKRKMLRKSLQHICTPVEIEEALQNVGCLATSRPEELTLDDFVNLHNSIVRT, from the exons atgagatcAACTGCGACACCAAATCTCCTGCAATCTCTCCCGCCAATTTCGGTTTCTCCACGAACTCCTTCACTCTTGGCGCACAATAGCTTAACAAGCCCTCCAAAGCGAACACTAGAGGTAACGTGCGCTTCTAAAAGAAGTCCAGATGATTACCACGCGACTCTGAAAGCCCTCAATTCTAGAGATAGAAGACCGAGGAAATCACTAGGCCAG CATTATATGTTGAATGATGAGATTAACGAGCAACTTGTTGCTTCAGCTAATGTTGAAGAGGGTGATTTGGTTCTTGAAATTGGACCTGGGACTGGTTCTTTGACTAATGTTCTTATTGATGCTGGTGCAACTGTTCTTGCTATTGAGAAA GATGCTCATATGGCTGCTTTAGTGAGGGAAAGATTTGCCGATACAAATCGTTTCAAG GTTTTGCAAGAGGACTTCATCAAGTGTCACATTCGATCCCACATGCTTTCGATGTTAGAGAGTATGGGATCTTTGAGTGAAAAACCGAGATATGCAAAA GTGGTTGCTAATATACCATTTAATATAAGTACAGATGTAATCAAGCAACTGCTTCCAATGGGTGACATTTTCTCTGAAATCGTTCTTTTACTCCAG GATGAGACAGCTTTGCGTTTAGTGGAATCTTCTCTGCGAACTTCAGAATACCGGCCCATCaatatctttgttaatttttattcag ATCCTGAATACAAATTTAAGGTCCCAAGGTCAAATTTTTTTCCTCAGCCCAAA GTTGATGCTGCTGTCGTTAGGTTTAAGCTCAAGCAAGCTGTGGACTATCCAGCAGTTTCCTCCACTAAAAGCTTCTTCTCAATG GTGAATTCTGCATTTAATGGGAAACGTAAGATGCTGCGAAAATCACTTCAACACATATGCACGCCCGTTGAGATTGAAGAAGCTCTTCAAAATGTTGGTTGTCTAGCCACT TCAAGACCGGAGGAGCTTACCTTGGATGATTTCGTTAATTTGCACAATTCTATTGTGAGAACATAG
- the LOC118041928 gene encoding flap endonuclease GEN-like 1: MGVGGKFWDLLKPYARHEGPDFLREKRVAVDLSYWIVQHETAIKATHVRKPHLRLTFFRTINLFSKFGALPVFVVDGTPSPLKSKARIARFFRFSGVDISGLPVAEGVSAERNKTFLKCVQECVELLELFGMPVLKANGEAEALCAQLNAEGLVDACITADSDAFLFGAKCVIKCVKPNTKEPFECYHISDVEAGLGLKRRHLIAISLLVGNDHDLNGVQGIGLEKALRFVQSFGEDEILNQLHEISKGNSPSLQIVSKVVDEIMLFPDESPARSKTSHCSFCGHPGSKRAHFKSSCEYCGTSTSQGCTRKAEGFKCNCSSCNKDRKEKEQQKHENWHIKVCNKISMEPNFPNDDIIRMYLCNKHGNFTAGDGLCLSWRCPDTEILVDFLDFHQHWEPSYVRQRMLPMLSTIYLREMAAKPEKTMLYGQYVFDSIQRVKIRYGNQSYVIRWRKVTSTVGSIIRTNSVEESDKPQEEIVEIDEFIDHLDEDTAPQIHIDDECCFLLTDENMELIRGAFPEEVERFWHEKELKASKRRKGSGFKNEGSSEKSESPKSKRVQLRLTEFYRSAKVAAIHAKQEDLANNSENQEDGPSKGKNKVSSSNLPKSVRRRLLFE, translated from the exons ATGGGTGTGGGAGGCAAATTCTGGGATTTACTGAAACCCTACGCACGACATGAAGGACCCGATTTCTTGAGAGAAAAGCGGGTCGCAGTGGATCTTTCTTATTGGATTGTCCAACATGAAACAGCTATCAAGGCAACCCATGTTCGAAAACCTCATCTTCGTCTCACTTTCTTCCGTACTATCAATCTCTTCTCCAAG ttTGGAGCGCTTCCCGTATTTGTTGTTGATGGGACTCCGTCGCCATTGAAGTCTAAAGCAAGGATAGCgaggttttttcggttttcggGGGTCGATATTTCGGGTTTGCCAGTGGCTGAAGGTGTTTCGGCGGAGAGGAACAAGACTTTTCTCAAATGCGTTCAAGAGTGTGTG gaaCTGCTTGAACTGTTTGGGATGCCTGTTTTAAAGGCCAATGGTGAAGCTGAAGCACTGTGTGCTCAGTTAAATGCTGAAGGCCTTGTGGATGCTTGTATTACAGCTGATAGTGATGCTTTCCTTTTTGGGGCTAAGTGTGTGATAAAATGCGTTAAGCCTAATACCAAA GAACCATTTGAATGCTACCATATATCAGATGTTGAAGCTGGTCTCGGGTTGAAGAGGAGACACTTGATAGCCATTTCCCTTTTGGTTGGCAATGATCATGATCTTAATGGTGTGCAAGGGATTGGGCTTGAGAAGGCTCTTCGTTTTGTCCAAAGTTTCGGTGAAGATGAGATATTGAATCA GTTACATGAAATCAGCAAAGGGAACTCTCCTTCACTTCAAATTGTTTCAAAAGTTGTAGATGAAATAATGCTTTTTCCAGATGAAAGCCCGGCAAGGTCGAAAACTTCTCATTGCTCCTTCTGTGGGCATCCAGGCAGCAAAAGAGCACATTTCAAGTCATCTTGTGAATATTGTGGGACTAGTACCAGTCAGGGTTGCACAAGAAAGGCAGAGGGTTTTAAGTGTAATTGCTCCTCCTGTAATAAG GatcgaaaagaaaaggagcagcAAAAGCATGAAAATTGGCACATAAAAGTTTGCAACAAGATATCCATGGAGCCAAACTTTCCAAATGATGATATTATTCGAATGTATTTGTGCAACAAACATGGAAACTTTACTG CTGGCGATGGCTTGTGTTTATCATGGAGATGCCCAGACACTGAAATACTAGTTGATTTCTTGGATTTTCATCAGCATTGGGAACCATCTTATGTTCGACAGAGAATGCTTCCCATGTTGTCCACCATATATTTGAGAGAAATGGCTGCCAAGCCTGAGAAAACTATGTTGTATGGGCAGTATGTATTTGATTCAATTCAGCGTGTGAAAATAAGATATGGAAACCAATCTTATGTGATCAGGTGGAGAAAAGTGACAAGTACAGTAGGCAGTATTATCCGTACCAACTCTGTTGAAGAGTCTGACAAGCCTCAAGAAGAGATCGTTGAAATTGATGAATTCATTGATCATTTGGATGAGGATACTGCCCCCCAGATTCATATTGATGATGAGTGTTGCTTCCTGTTGACAGATGAAAATATGGAGCTTATTCGTGGTGCTTTTCCAGAAGAAGTTGAAAGATTTTGGCATGAGAAG GAACTGAAAGCATCGAAAAGAAGAAAGGGTTCAGGCTTTAAAAATGAAGGGTCCAGTGAAAAGTCAGAATCACCAAAGTCAAAACGTGTCCAACTTAGATTAACAGAATTTTACCGCTCTGCTAAGGTAGCTGCAATTCATGCAAAACAAGAAGATCTAGCCAATAATTCTGAAAATCAAGAGGATGGGCCATCAAAAGGGAAGAACAAGGTTTCAAGTTCAAACCTTCCAAAGTCTGTGAGACGCCGCCTTCTGTTTGAGTAG
- the LOC118041927 gene encoding uncharacterized protein: MGSLYNSCSSTNFKQRNHVSTEHRPKLLKDFLIDDDSNSCCSSGFRSFSRKPCDSTMKTLIEIDLRNPKRIANSGNKIASYKLLRSRSKAAASTTISAFQAVINAVKNIHFTAVKPPSILPRSLSRKLSKKKSQNKENEVKITVTVKDIIRWRSFRDMVEEKSLPSDLPSSPYHCITTTTGSTSTTPRSGSSWCDSDFTSDYLPHWNGNFDESGEKEIEVGKKNSPCVGEDSLETITNTKVGPEEDEEERLHSPAVSATEFEFEEDEVSSSSFEQSLATVERTREKIMENIRRFESLTRLDNLGNWMSIDENISSGDDDDNEEDDDDLEGIRETNMNSEGEEEEEEEIHEVEERAWKLLNHVKETGLECCSDNMDLLFDFFRDELATRTYENSKQRIDVELLKKAKAWINGEDSFWVQWELEHKREVYVRDMDREGRWSKFEEEQQELALGTENGVLDLLVDDLLLDLISY; encoded by the exons ATGGGTTCTCTCTATAATTCATGTTCAAGCACAAACTTCAAGCAAAGAAACCATGTTTCAACAGAGCACAGGCCTAAACTGCTTAAAGATTTTCTCATAGATGATGATTCAAATTCATGTTGCTCAAGTGGGTTCAGATCGTTTTCAAGAAAACCATGCGATTCCACTATGAAAACCCTTATCGAAATCGATCTTCGTAACCCAAAACGCATTGCTAATTCTGGCAATAAGATTGCGAGTTATAAGCTACTTAGAAGTCGTTCGAAAGCAGCAGCCTCAACAACAATCTCAGCATTCCAAGCCGTGATTAACGCCGTCAAGAACATCCATTTCACCGCCGTTAAGCCCCCCTCAATTTTACCGAGGAGTCTCTCTCGGAAACTGTCAAAAAAGAAGAGTCAAAACAAGGAAAATGAAGTCAAAATAACAGTCACTGTAAAAGACATTATACGGTGGAGATCATTTCGCGACATGGTCGAAGAGAAATCTCTGCCATCTGACTTGCCATCATCACCCTATCACTGTATCACGACCACAACCGGGTCCACTTCGACCACTCCACGTAGTGGGTCAAGCTGGTGTGATAGTGATTTTACCTCCGACTATTTACCACATTGGAACGGTAATTTTGATGAGTCTGGTGAAAAGGAGATAGAAGTGggcaaaaaaaattcaccatGCGTCGGCGAGGATTCTTTGGAGacaataacaaatacaaaagtgGGTCCCGAG GAGGATGAGGAGGAACGACTGCACAGTCCTGCTGTTTCAGCAACTGAGTTCGagtttgaagaagatgaagtttcAAGCTCGTCTTTTGAGCAAAGCCTTGCCACTGTGGAGA GGACTAGAGAAAAGATTATGGAAAATATCCGAAGGTTTGAGAGTCTAACCAGATTGGACAACCTAGGCAACTGGATGTCAATAGACGAAAACATCAGCTCTGGAGACGATGATGACAACGAGGAAGACGACGATGATCTTGAAGGAATTAGAGAGACAAACATGAACtctgaaggagaagaagaagaagaagaagaaattcatGAAGTCGAAGAAAGGGCATGGAAGCTATTGAACCATGTAAAAGAAACTGGCCTAGAATGTTGCAGTGACAACATGGACCTACTATTCGACTTCTTTAGAGATGAATTGGCCACAAGAACGTATGAGAATAGCAAACAGAGGATTGATGTGGAATTgcttaaaaaagcaaaagcttGGATAAATGGGGAAGACAGCTTCTGGGTTCAATGGGAATTAGAGCATAAAAGGGAGGTTTATGTAAGAGACATGGACAGGGAAGGCAGGTGGAGCAAGTTTGAGGAAGAGCAACAAGAGCTTGCTTTGGGAACTGAGAATGGGGTGCTTGATCTTTTGGTTGATGACCTATTGCTTGATCTCATCTCTTACTAA